The following proteins come from a genomic window of Streptomyces sp. NBC_01716:
- a CDS encoding FMN reductase: protein MKLVVISAGLSLPSSTRLLADRLADATRRQLAADGHAVDIHVVELRDLATDIAHVMATGFPGSDLNDVLETVEEADGVIAVSPIFSASYSGLFKSFFDVLDNTALTGKPVLIAATGGTARHSLALEHALRPLFSYLHATVVPTAVYAASEDWGAAGDGADGLADRITRAGHELAALMGGRPATAENTESVVPFEQQLAALRPE from the coding sequence ATGAAGCTCGTCGTCATCTCAGCGGGCCTGAGCCTGCCCTCGTCCACTCGGCTGCTGGCCGACCGCCTCGCTGACGCCACGCGGCGGCAACTGGCCGCCGATGGGCACGCGGTGGACATCCACGTGGTCGAACTGCGCGACCTGGCGACCGATATCGCTCACGTCATGGCGACAGGGTTCCCGGGCTCGGACCTGAACGACGTGTTGGAGACGGTCGAGGAAGCGGACGGTGTCATCGCTGTCTCACCGATCTTCTCCGCCTCCTACAGCGGGCTGTTCAAGTCCTTCTTCGACGTGCTCGACAACACCGCGCTGACAGGGAAGCCCGTGCTGATCGCCGCCACCGGCGGCACGGCCCGGCACTCGCTCGCCCTGGAACACGCGCTCCGGCCGCTCTTCTCGTATCTGCACGCGACCGTCGTACCCACCGCCGTGTATGCGGCCTCCGAGGACTGGGGCGCTGCCGGCGATGGCGCCGACGGCCTCGCCGACCGCATCACCCGCGCGGGCCACGAGCTTGCCGCGCTCATGGGCGGCCGTCCGGCCACCGCCGAGAACACCGAGAGCGTTGTCCCCTTCGAGCAGCAACTGGCCGCGCTCCGGCCGGAGTAA
- a CDS encoding OsmC family protein, with protein sequence MTETTAERTGTTDAVQPVCVRAAAVVATGSGSDYRVDIRAGRHPLAADEPESVGGADTAPTPVGLLLSAVGSCTAITLRMYAQRKQWPLPEVRVHLAYEKGPDRAVRIARRIELTGDLDDDQRARPLEIADRTPVTRAVRGEVPIVPAPERPGRRDSVPRPAATEGTRSS encoded by the coding sequence GTGACCGAGACGACTGCGGAGAGGACCGGGACGACTGATGCCGTTCAGCCCGTCTGCGTACGAGCCGCGGCCGTGGTCGCCACCGGTTCCGGATCGGACTACCGAGTGGACATACGCGCGGGCCGCCACCCGCTGGCCGCCGACGAGCCGGAGTCCGTCGGCGGGGCCGATACGGCGCCCACTCCCGTCGGCCTGCTGTTGTCGGCGGTGGGCTCCTGCACGGCGATCACCCTGCGCATGTACGCCCAGCGCAAGCAGTGGCCCCTGCCCGAAGTCCGGGTGCACCTGGCATACGAGAAAGGGCCGGACCGGGCGGTCCGCATCGCCCGGCGCATCGAGCTGACGGGTGACCTCGACGACGATCAGCGTGCGCGGCCACTGGAGATCGCCGACAGGACCCCCGTCACGAGGGCGGTACGGGGTGAAGTGCCCATCGTGCCCGCGCCCGAGCGCCCGGGACGGCGCGACTCCGTACCGCGGCCCGCCGCGACAGAAGGGACGCGGTCGTCATGA
- the zwf gene encoding glucose-6-phosphate dehydrogenase: MSDATPSPGADGWTNPLRTASDRRLPRIAGPSGLVIFGVTGDLSRKKLMPAVYDLANRGLLPPGFSLIGFARRDWEDEDFARIVHDSVREHARTEFREEVWQQLAEGIRFVLGDFGDDEAFKKLRETVDDLDESRGTSGNFAFYLSVPPRFFPKVVRQLKKHGLADAPEGSWRRAVIEKPFGRDLRSARELNALVHDVFEPDQVFRIDHYLGKETVQNILALRFANQMYEPIWNRSYVDHVQITMAEDIGIGGRAGYYDGIGSARDVIQNHLLQLLALTAMEEPIAFDADSLLTEKLKVLKSVRLPEELGEHTVFGQYTAGWQGGEKVVGYLQEDGIDPASRTDTYAAVKLEVDNRRWAGVPFYLRTGKRLGRRVTEIAVVFQRAPHSPFDSTATAELGTNVLVIRVQPDEGMTTRFGSKVPGTSMEIRDVTMDFAYGESFTEESPEAYERLILDVLLGDANLFPRTEEVEESWRILDPIEEYWETHGRPAQYPSGGWGPTKAEEMLARDGRKWRRP; encoded by the coding sequence ATGTCGGACGCAACACCCTCTCCCGGGGCGGACGGGTGGACGAACCCTCTGCGCACCGCTTCCGACCGCCGGCTGCCGCGTATCGCGGGCCCGTCGGGTCTGGTCATCTTCGGTGTCACCGGTGACCTGTCCCGCAAGAAGCTGATGCCGGCCGTGTACGACCTCGCCAACCGCGGGCTGCTGCCACCGGGCTTCTCGCTCATCGGCTTCGCCCGGCGGGACTGGGAGGACGAGGACTTCGCACGGATAGTCCACGACTCGGTGCGCGAGCACGCCCGTACGGAGTTCCGGGAGGAAGTCTGGCAGCAGCTTGCCGAGGGCATCCGTTTCGTCCTGGGCGACTTCGGTGACGACGAGGCGTTCAAGAAGCTCCGGGAGACCGTCGACGACCTCGACGAGTCCCGGGGCACCAGCGGCAACTTCGCCTTCTACCTGTCCGTGCCGCCGAGATTCTTCCCCAAGGTCGTCCGGCAGCTGAAGAAGCACGGACTGGCCGACGCGCCTGAGGGCTCCTGGCGGCGGGCGGTGATCGAGAAGCCCTTCGGGCGCGACCTGAGGAGTGCCCGTGAGCTGAACGCGCTCGTGCACGACGTGTTCGAGCCGGACCAGGTGTTCCGCATCGACCACTATCTGGGCAAGGAGACCGTCCAGAACATCCTGGCGCTGCGCTTCGCCAACCAGATGTACGAGCCGATCTGGAACCGCTCGTACGTCGACCACGTGCAGATCACGATGGCGGAGGACATCGGCATCGGCGGCCGGGCCGGCTACTACGACGGCATCGGCTCGGCTCGCGACGTCATCCAGAACCACCTCCTCCAACTCCTCGCCCTGACAGCCATGGAGGAGCCCATCGCTTTCGACGCCGATTCGCTGCTCACCGAGAAGCTCAAGGTCCTGAAGTCGGTGCGGCTGCCGGAGGAACTGGGCGAGCACACCGTGTTCGGCCAGTACACGGCCGGCTGGCAGGGTGGCGAGAAGGTCGTCGGCTATCTCCAGGAAGACGGCATCGATCCCGCGTCGCGGACCGACACGTACGCGGCCGTCAAGCTGGAGGTGGACAACCGCCGTTGGGCGGGCGTCCCGTTCTACCTGCGCACCGGCAAGCGGCTGGGCCGCCGGGTCACGGAGATCGCGGTGGTCTTCCAGCGTGCCCCGCACTCGCCGTTCGACTCGACCGCCACCGCGGAACTCGGCACGAACGTCCTGGTCATCCGAGTGCAGCCCGACGAGGGCATGACCACCCGATTCGGTTCGAAGGTGCCCGGCACCTCGATGGAGATCCGGGACGTGACCATGGACTTCGCCTACGGCGAGTCCTTCACCGAGGAGAGCCCCGAGGCGTACGAGCGCCTGATCCTCGACGTCCTGCTCGGCGACGCCAACCTCTTCCCGCGCACCGAGGAGGTCGAGGAGTCCTGGCGGATCCTCGACCCGATCGAGGAGTACTGGGAGACGCACGGCAGGCCCGCGCAGTACCCGTCGGGCGGCTGGGGCCCCACAAAGGCCGAGGAGATGCTCGCACGAGACGGACGGAAGTGGCGCAGGCCGTGA
- the opcA gene encoding glucose-6-phosphate dehydrogenase assembly protein OpcA: MITDLTYTTAARINKALTEGRANGSAAVGMVLTFVIVTDEENAHDAVKAATEASREHPSRILAVIKRPTRGLRQRSDPRVDAEVRIGGDAGSGETVLLRLYDEAVDHADSVILPLLLPDAPVVVWWPTDAPAAPAEDPLGALAQRRITDMYAAEEPLRELAERAASYAPGDTDLAWTRLTPWRSMLAAALDQVRTTVTSAVVESEPGNPSAELLARWLTDRLRVPVEQRDTDGPVVTGVRLYTGSGEIHIDRPVGAVATLSITGQPTRTLALRVRSTAELIAEELRRLDPDDAYAAALPTAPF, translated from the coding sequence GTGATCACCGACCTCACGTACACGACGGCCGCCCGGATCAACAAGGCGTTGACCGAGGGCAGGGCCAACGGCAGCGCCGCTGTCGGCATGGTGCTCACTTTCGTTATCGTCACCGACGAGGAGAACGCACACGACGCGGTGAAGGCCGCGACCGAGGCCTCGCGTGAACATCCCTCCCGGATCCTGGCCGTCATCAAGCGGCCGACCCGTGGCCTCCGGCAGCGCAGCGATCCCCGCGTCGACGCCGAGGTCCGTATCGGCGGCGACGCCGGCAGCGGTGAGACCGTGCTGCTCCGGTTGTACGACGAGGCGGTCGACCACGCCGACTCGGTGATCCTGCCGCTGCTGCTGCCGGACGCCCCCGTCGTCGTCTGGTGGCCGACCGACGCGCCGGCGGCGCCCGCCGAAGACCCGCTGGGCGCGCTCGCCCAGCGCCGGATCACGGACATGTACGCAGCAGAGGAGCCGCTGCGGGAACTGGCCGAACGTGCGGCCTCCTACGCCCCCGGCGACACTGATCTGGCCTGGACGCGCCTCACCCCGTGGCGTTCCATGCTGGCCGCGGCCCTCGACCAGGTCCGCACCACCGTCACTTCGGCGGTGGTGGAGAGCGAACCGGGCAACCCCAGCGCCGAGTTGCTGGCCCGCTGGCTCACCGACCGCCTCCGTGTACCGGTCGAGCAGCGGGACACCGACGGCCCCGTGGTGACAGGCGTCCGGCTGTACACAGGGTCGGGCGAGATCCACATCGATCGCCCGGTCGGCGCGGTGGCGACCCTGTCCATCACCGGCCAGCCCACCCGCACCCTCGCCCTGCGCGTGCGGAGCACGGCCGAGCTGATCGCCGAGGAACTGCGCCGTCTCGACCCGGACGACGCGTACGCGGCGGCGCTGCCCACAGCGCCCTTCTGA
- the gnd gene encoding phosphogluconate dehydrogenase (NAD(+)-dependent, decarboxylating) produces the protein MELGLVGLGKMGGNMRERIRRAGHIVIGYDSNPEVSDVNSLGELVVKLDGPRVIWVMVPAGPATQGVIDELAELLSPGDVVVDGGNSRWTDDERHAVELAAKGIGFVDAGVSGGVWGLRNGYALMVGGAAEDIAVVRPVFEALKPAGPYGYVHAGKVGAGHFAKMVHNGIEYAMMQAYAEGWELLEKVDSVTDVREVFRSWQEGTVIRSWLLDLAVNALDADEHLGELKGYAADSGEGRWTVEAAIDNAVPLPAITASLFSRFASRQDDSPQMKMIAALRNQFGGHAVAAAGDNE, from the coding sequence ATGGAACTCGGACTGGTCGGCCTGGGCAAGATGGGCGGCAACATGCGCGAGCGGATACGCCGTGCGGGCCACATCGTCATCGGCTACGACAGCAACCCCGAGGTCTCCGACGTGAACAGCCTCGGTGAACTCGTCGTCAAGCTCGACGGGCCGCGCGTGATCTGGGTGATGGTCCCCGCGGGTCCGGCGACGCAGGGCGTCATCGACGAGCTGGCGGAACTGCTGTCCCCCGGCGACGTGGTCGTGGACGGCGGCAACTCCCGCTGGACGGACGACGAGAGGCACGCTGTTGAGCTTGCCGCGAAGGGCATCGGCTTCGTCGACGCCGGCGTCTCCGGCGGTGTCTGGGGTTTGCGGAACGGTTACGCCCTCATGGTCGGCGGTGCGGCTGAGGACATCGCCGTCGTGCGGCCGGTCTTCGAGGCGCTCAAGCCGGCGGGTCCGTACGGCTATGTCCACGCGGGCAAGGTCGGCGCCGGGCACTTCGCGAAGATGGTCCACAACGGTATCGAGTACGCGATGATGCAGGCCTACGCCGAGGGCTGGGAGCTGCTGGAGAAGGTCGACTCCGTCACGGATGTGCGTGAGGTCTTCCGGTCCTGGCAGGAGGGCACGGTGATCCGCTCCTGGCTGCTCGACCTGGCCGTGAACGCCCTGGACGCCGATGAACACCTCGGCGAACTCAAGGGATACGCCGCCGACTCGGGTGAGGGCCGCTGGACTGTCGAGGCCGCCATCGACAACGCCGTGCCCCTCCCCGCCATTACCGCCTCTCTCTTCTCCCGGTTCGCGTCCCGGCAGGACGATTCCCCGCAGATGAAGATGATCGCCGCCCTGCGCAACCAGTTCGGCGGCCACGCCGTCGCCGCCGCGGGAGACAACGAGTAG
- a CDS encoding ketopantoate reductase family protein, producing MKLLVYGAGVCGSLFAARMHEAGHDVSLLARGERLTALRRHGVRLAEEDGPAARRVPVPVIEHPDSGYDLITVFVRTHQMDAVLESLAGVKGDVLFLLNWAAGPETLGAVIGHERVLLGFPTTGGTMDGDVIRYRKTNFITRRVAIPIGEPDGRTTPRLVRIVETFRTAGINAKAEPRMDAWLRTHAAFEVPLGQAVHAAGGPVALADDPAAVRSMLRLMRQNLAAMKTPPVPRAFAALRALPQGLLVAVLRRFLKSPTAVNSGLNATSPAAAAELDRLAEQLRAPAGAREVPPDRA from the coding sequence ATGAAGCTGCTCGTGTACGGCGCCGGGGTTTGCGGCAGCCTGTTCGCCGCCCGCATGCACGAGGCCGGCCATGACGTCTCGCTCCTCGCCCGGGGCGAGCGCCTGACCGCCCTGCGCCGGCACGGAGTGCGGCTCGCCGAGGAAGACGGCCCGGCTGCCAGGCGGGTGCCGGTACCGGTGATCGAGCACCCGGACAGCGGGTACGACCTGATCACCGTCTTCGTCCGCACCCACCAGATGGACGCGGTGCTGGAATCACTCGCCGGTGTCAAAGGTGACGTGCTGTTCCTGCTCAACTGGGCAGCCGGCCCGGAGACGCTGGGCGCGGTGATCGGCCACGAGCGGGTGCTGCTCGGCTTCCCCACGACCGGCGGCACGATGGACGGCGACGTGATCCGCTACCGCAAGACCAACTTCATCACCCGCCGGGTCGCGATACCGATCGGCGAGCCCGACGGCCGCACCACCCCTCGACTGGTACGGATCGTGGAGACGTTCCGTACCGCCGGGATCAACGCCAAGGCCGAGCCGCGGATGGATGCCTGGCTCAGGACGCACGCCGCGTTCGAAGTCCCGCTCGGACAGGCGGTACACGCGGCGGGCGGCCCGGTAGCGCTGGCCGACGACCCGGCCGCGGTCCGCAGCATGCTCCGCCTCATGCGGCAGAACCTCGCCGCGATGAAGACGCCGCCGGTACCTCGCGCGTTCGCCGCGTTGCGGGCTCTGCCGCAAGGGCTCCTGGTGGCCGTGCTCCGGCGCTTCCTGAAGAGCCCAACGGCCGTGAACAGCGGACTCAACGCCACCTCGCCCGCCGCGGCGGCCGAACTCGACCGGCTGGCCGAACAGCTCCGCGCCCCTGCGGGAGCCCGCGAAGTTCCACCGGACAGGGCCTGA
- a CDS encoding TetR/AcrR family transcriptional regulator: MATPDTRTQILDAAEHLFAEHGYRGTSVRAITKLAGANLAAVGYYFGSKAELMAAVARRVIEPINAAQSAGLDRLLARTPEPSVGELVEAFAGPLFDEMPAGDEGSARTSRLIVTILSDPAEEARSWTGPAEASVRERYLAAFARVLPGLSPEELWFRMRGILAVTAVDRLEVHQQPSPGCVSPAAGEAARRWAITFLTAATSAPPTRT; encoded by the coding sequence GTGGCGACCCCAGACACCCGCACCCAGATCCTCGACGCGGCCGAGCACCTCTTCGCCGAGCACGGATACCGCGGCACCTCGGTCCGCGCGATCACCAAACTCGCCGGAGCGAACCTGGCCGCCGTCGGCTACTACTTCGGCTCGAAGGCGGAGCTGATGGCCGCGGTCGCCCGCCGCGTGATCGAGCCCATCAACGCCGCCCAGAGCGCCGGGCTCGACAGACTGCTCGCCCGGACCCCCGAGCCATCGGTCGGCGAACTGGTGGAGGCATTCGCGGGGCCGCTGTTCGACGAGATGCCGGCCGGCGACGAGGGAAGCGCCCGGACGTCCCGGCTGATCGTGACGATCCTCAGCGACCCGGCCGAGGAGGCACGCAGCTGGACCGGCCCGGCCGAGGCCTCGGTCCGCGAGCGCTACCTCGCGGCCTTCGCGCGCGTACTGCCCGGCCTTTCCCCGGAAGAGCTGTGGTTCCGGATGCGGGGGATCCTTGCCGTGACGGCCGTCGACCGCCTTGAGGTCCACCAGCAGCCGTCCCCGGGCTGCGTGTCCCCGGCGGCGGGCGAGGCGGCCCGGCGATGGGCGATCACGTTCCTGACGGCAGCGACGAGCGCGCCCCCGACCCGGACCTGA
- a CDS encoding type III polyketide synthase: MPVLCCPAVDVPEYTISMQETLELAERLHPDHDQLPLALKLIENTGVRTRHLVQPIERTLAHPGFEERNRIHLQEAKARIPAVVERALRNAALSADQVDAIIYVSCTGYSMPSLTAWMINNLGFRADTRQLPISQMGCAAGGAAINRASDFCRAHADANVLIVSCEFCSLCYQPTDMTVGNLLSNGLFGDAVAAAVVRSEGGSGIQLARNGSHLVPNTEDWISYAVKATGFHFLLDRRVPGTMKQLAPALIDLADKHGWDAGALDFYIIHAGGPRILDDLSLFLGVDPAMFSYSRSTLTEYGNIASAVVLDALRRLIESGTVPHGARGMLAGFGPGITAEIALGTWVAPDAQLSTPLPSHEEKEFAL, encoded by the coding sequence GTGCCTGTACTTTGCTGCCCAGCAGTCGATGTACCCGAATACACGATCAGCATGCAGGAGACGCTTGAGCTCGCGGAGCGCCTCCACCCTGATCACGATCAGCTGCCGTTGGCGCTCAAGCTGATCGAAAATACCGGAGTACGGACCCGGCATCTGGTTCAGCCCATCGAAAGAACCCTGGCGCATCCGGGATTTGAGGAACGCAACCGAATTCATCTCCAGGAAGCGAAGGCCCGGATCCCGGCCGTGGTCGAGCGGGCGCTGCGGAATGCCGCGCTCAGTGCCGACCAGGTTGATGCCATCATCTACGTGTCGTGCACGGGATACAGCATGCCGTCCCTGACCGCATGGATGATCAACAACCTGGGGTTTCGGGCGGACACACGCCAGTTGCCCATCTCGCAGATGGGTTGCGCCGCGGGTGGCGCTGCCATCAATCGTGCCAGTGACTTCTGCCGGGCCCATGCCGACGCGAATGTCCTGATAGTTTCCTGTGAATTCTGTTCACTCTGCTATCAACCGACCGATATGACCGTGGGAAACCTGCTGTCCAACGGGTTGTTCGGGGACGCGGTGGCGGCCGCGGTCGTTCGTTCGGAGGGCGGCAGCGGAATACAGTTGGCGCGGAACGGATCGCACCTCGTGCCGAACACCGAGGATTGGATCTCGTACGCGGTGAAGGCCACCGGGTTCCATTTCCTGCTCGACCGAAGAGTTCCGGGGACGATGAAGCAACTCGCCCCTGCTCTCATCGATCTGGCCGACAAGCACGGGTGGGACGCGGGCGCGCTCGACTTCTACATCATTCACGCCGGCGGACCGAGGATCCTCGACGACCTGTCTCTTTTCCTCGGCGTCGATCCAGCCATGTTCTCCTACAGCCGCAGCACCCTGACGGAGTACGGGAACATCGCCTCCGCCGTCGTACTCGACGCCCTGCGCCGACTGATCGAATCGGGGACCGTGCCGCACGGGGCACGGGGGATGCTCGCCGGGTTCGGGCCTGGCATCACTGCCGAAATCGCGCTGGGCACCTGGGTCGCCCCTGACGCACAACTCTCCACGCCGCTCCCCTCTCACGAAGAAAAGGAATTCGCACTGTGA
- a CDS encoding aldo/keto reductase — protein sequence MTISPNGVSQQLTIGGDRTVNRIGYGAIKLTGPGCWGPPKDPDSAIRLLRRAVELGVNFINTADAYGPDFNEQIIREALHPYPEDLVICTKGGLLRRGPGDWREGYIAACGRPEYLRQQVEMSLRNLGLDCLDLYQLHSIDPTVPLTDQVGELRRLQDEGKIRHIGLSSQPGVTIEQLKEAASVATIASVENLYNIGDRTDEAVVRYAEEHGIAYICYWPLGSGSLLASHSKLAKAAGEIGVKPAQLALAWLLRDSPRTLPIPGTTSIEHLEENLRAADILLDDDQWDEIAQSSREEAPTRPSAPVRREPKEHPNVETLRSVYENLSSIGEYSDDDVVLHPAGRTERDPGDIVGKPAVVARQAALLELHHGTTVMELESITANDYFGAVLGTVHTQYPQVAAVRFCGLWRFRDGRIVEHWENAYNTQEALKKLTQAHG from the coding sequence GTGACCATCTCGCCGAACGGCGTCAGTCAGCAGTTGACCATCGGAGGAGACCGTACGGTCAACCGGATCGGCTACGGCGCCATCAAGCTGACCGGGCCGGGATGCTGGGGGCCGCCGAAAGACCCGGATTCAGCTATCCGACTGCTGCGCCGCGCCGTGGAGTTGGGCGTCAACTTCATCAACACCGCGGATGCCTACGGGCCGGACTTCAACGAGCAGATCATCCGCGAAGCACTGCATCCATACCCCGAAGACCTGGTGATCTGCACCAAGGGCGGCTTGTTGCGGCGTGGCCCCGGAGACTGGCGGGAGGGGTACATCGCCGCTTGTGGCCGGCCCGAGTACCTGCGCCAGCAGGTCGAGATGAGCCTGCGCAACCTGGGTCTGGACTGTCTCGACCTGTATCAGCTGCACAGCATCGACCCGACTGTGCCCCTCACGGACCAGGTGGGTGAGCTGCGACGGCTTCAGGATGAGGGGAAGATCCGGCACATCGGGCTTTCCTCCCAACCCGGAGTGACGATAGAGCAGTTGAAGGAGGCGGCCAGTGTCGCCACGATCGCGTCGGTGGAGAACCTCTACAACATCGGCGACCGCACCGACGAGGCGGTCGTCAGGTATGCCGAGGAACACGGCATCGCCTACATCTGCTACTGGCCGCTGGGTAGCGGAAGCCTGCTGGCGTCGCACAGCAAGCTCGCCAAGGCGGCCGGCGAGATCGGAGTGAAGCCCGCCCAACTGGCCCTCGCCTGGCTGCTGCGCGACTCGCCCAGGACACTGCCGATCCCCGGCACAACGTCGATCGAGCACTTGGAGGAGAACCTGCGGGCGGCCGACATCCTGCTGGACGACGATCAGTGGGACGAGATCGCCCAAAGCTCCCGGGAGGAAGCTCCGACCCGGCCCTCCGCGCCCGTTCGGCGCGAACCGAAGGAACACCCGAACGTCGAAACCCTGCGATCGGTGTACGAGAACCTCTCATCCATCGGGGAGTACTCGGACGACGACGTCGTCCTGCACCCGGCCGGGCGCACCGAGCGCGATCCCGGAGATATCGTGGGCAAACCCGCGGTCGTGGCCCGGCAGGCGGCTCTTCTCGAACTTCACCACGGCACCACGGTGATGGAGCTGGAGAGCATCACCGCCAACGACTACTTCGGGGCGGTGCTGGGCACCGTGCACACTCAGTACCCGCAGGTCGCGGCAGTGCGGTTCTGCGGACTCTGGCGCTTCCGGGACGGCCGAATCGTGGAGCACTGGGAGAACGCCTACAACACTCAGGAAGCCCTGAAAAAGCTGACGCAGGCTCATGGCTGA
- a CDS encoding cytochrome P450 translates to MAEESPVDDSRVWDCPFQHNEALEFDPLMLRLLNEDPVARIRMRHGSGEAWLVSRYRDVQVVTSDRRFSRAAGIGRDLPRMTPQPIAHSDAINNMDPPEHTRFRRAIAQGFTRPAVERLRPRTERVVNQLLDNMAGTSAPADLVQHLSSPLPLAVTSEMFGIPERDRSWFQERAAAVMTLATGRSAEAAQAKTDLRGYFTELAERRRREPGDDLLSAMSRAEGADEPLTDTELAMLGQVIVVASDTLTFEISNLIYTLLTRDTLLAELRTRPERLPAAIEEMLRFIPFRQGVGIPRVATEDVELSGTRIQAGDAVHVSYLNANRDGEVFTRPHELDPRRESAQHMVFGYGPHRCPGAQLARMEMQVALAALLRRFPKLRLAGEPGDIVWNAESIWRFPLALPVRW, encoded by the coding sequence ATGGCTGAGGAATCCCCGGTGGACGACAGCCGAGTCTGGGACTGCCCCTTCCAGCACAACGAGGCACTTGAGTTCGATCCGCTCATGCTGCGGCTGCTCAATGAGGACCCTGTGGCGCGGATACGCATGCGACACGGGAGCGGCGAGGCATGGCTGGTGTCCCGGTACCGAGACGTACAGGTGGTCACCTCGGACCGCCGATTCAGCCGGGCCGCCGGCATCGGCCGGGACCTGCCGCGGATGACGCCGCAGCCCATAGCGCACTCGGACGCGATCAACAACATGGACCCTCCTGAGCACACCCGGTTTCGCCGGGCGATCGCTCAGGGGTTCACCCGCCCCGCCGTCGAGCGTCTGCGGCCCCGCACCGAGCGAGTGGTGAATCAGCTGCTGGACAACATGGCCGGGACGAGCGCCCCGGCCGACCTGGTCCAGCACTTGTCCTCTCCACTGCCTCTGGCGGTGACGAGTGAGATGTTCGGCATCCCCGAACGTGATCGGAGCTGGTTCCAGGAACGGGCCGCGGCAGTCATGACGTTGGCGACCGGGCGGAGCGCCGAAGCAGCGCAGGCGAAGACGGATCTGCGCGGGTACTTCACCGAGCTGGCCGAGCGCAGGCGACGGGAGCCGGGTGACGACCTGCTGAGCGCGATGAGCAGGGCCGAAGGTGCCGACGAGCCGCTCACCGACACCGAGCTGGCCATGCTCGGGCAGGTGATCGTGGTCGCATCCGACACGTTGACCTTCGAGATCAGCAATTTGATCTACACCTTGCTCACCAGGGACACCCTCCTCGCCGAGCTCCGGACACGGCCCGAGCGGCTCCCTGCCGCGATAGAGGAGATGCTGCGGTTCATTCCCTTCCGACAGGGCGTCGGTATTCCACGGGTGGCCACCGAGGACGTGGAGCTGAGCGGGACAAGGATCCAAGCTGGTGACGCGGTACACGTGTCGTACCTGAACGCCAACCGGGACGGCGAAGTGTTCACCCGCCCGCACGAGTTGGACCCGCGACGGGAATCGGCGCAGCACATGGTGTTCGGATACGGCCCGCACCGGTGTCCCGGCGCGCAGTTGGCCCGGATGGAGATGCAGGTCGCCTTGGCGGCGCTCCTGCGCCGCTTCCCGAAGCTGCGGCTGGCAGGCGAGCCCGGCGACATCGTGTGGAACGCGGAGTCCATCTGGCGGTTCCCGCTCGCGCTTCCGGTCCGCTGGTAA